The sequence aaaatataatacctaaaatctaatgttttcaaaaacaacaATAAATCCTACAAACCCTTAacactaatattattatattaatattagtgAATTCAGACTATttaaaaactattattgaattgAGACTAGCATGGAAGATCTAAAATATTAACATGGTAAACTAACATAAACATGATAtatctaaaatattattaaattcagCAAAATATAGATATCtactaatattaaaaaaattattaacatcaatataaagaataaaaatgatatatttaacataaacaaatattaaaaacaaaaaactactaataaataaaaattaaaattcaactcaCAAATTcgattgtagtttttttttcccttcaaacgTATACCTCTTTTTGAATCTTTGTTTTTTGAACAGcaataaaaactatatatataaaagaaataataatataagaacaaaaaagaaatttataattattcttaaaaatagaAATCTAGTAGAGTGAATGAACAAATCTGTATAGTTTGTGATCAAGGGAGAAGTGTGGGGACAATTTCAAAcgaaatagaagaagagaaTGAATAAAAAAGAGGAAGTGAAAAAGAGCACCAATTTTCACTTTCTCTCCCCACCTCGAATCTCTAAAACTACCCAAAAATCGAAATACTTTTCAAAACTACAATATAACAATAAAACcccattatattaattatatcacatataattaattccctcagttaatttgaacaattcaatttaatccaaaattaattctcaataatcctcgttgagctatagaggggactgaacctatagattgaagctccaatggtactcgaataattaattaaactcctttaattaaattatctgaaatccattaactgccgatcactccactaaagactgactgctgcactcttcgcactacaaatatatttttgtgtccattggatataaccagtcaacagttcAATGacttttcacaaattgctcgtaagtatagttgggccaaaattaccgttttacccctatagttacatctaactccttaagtaccattaatctctctaatgaacaataagtcatagtccaactatgaccaaactaccctcggaccaagagagggtgtggtaccacattgttcagccccaaaatcagcccttaaggaagcaatgtatctacttacctcaacattagggaagaagtgaatttcgtcttgtgtagctatgctCCCAGCTCTCTAATctaatgaatccccaaaatggtaggcttattaagtcggcgaactagccactctcacccatacaaatcaaaagactaccttcataagtaggagttcacaactcacttaggattcaggtcatgacacctatggtcattgtggtgaaatgtaagtctctagtatcaacggtgttatattatgagactattcatttcgtggtccggttttaTCCAAATCCCTTTGAACACCCCCCTCACAtgcctctacatgaatgatcgggatcagatcatttgtagtactttacaacaattgtaacatctacaaagcagatcgtattcgtagtgtcaccatgataaggtacccagtcgtatccatctactacaaaccatttaggttatcacttaaacatgatccacttgtatgtctctacatacatgtttaagctacggAAGATAACctcggatgttagtttattggttttgtgggttaatgcaactaaatgtcaaataaaatacctcagattttattaaataaataaatcatttgtacattacaattacaaactacatgacccacgagatttaggacatcaacccgaACACGAACAACATGACCATGTAACAGTATGTACCTTTGCTTGTAATGAAGAAAGTTTTCTCTTGGTCTGGTTCGTTCATCTTAATCTAGTTGTACCCTGAATATGCATCCATGAAACTCAACGTCTTGTGGCAGCTGTTGCATTTACTAACTGATTTATCATGTGAAGAGGAAAACTGTCTTTTGGACAAATTTTATTAAGATCAGTGAAGTTTATACACATTCGCCACTTACTGTTTGCTTTTTTCACCAAAACCACATTTGACAACCATTGAAGGTAATGGACTTATCTAATTAATTTGGCCTTTAACAAATCATCTACAAGACTTGCTAGATCTCGCTCCGGTTCTGATTAAACATTCTTCGCTTTTACTTTACTGGTTTGAAATCCCTATCCACATTAGGGCGATGTACTATTATGTTGTGTTCAATTTTGAGCATATCCTTATTTGACCAAACAAATATGTCAACATTATTCCTTAAAAATCTGATCAAGCTTTCTTTTTGCTTTGCTCCAATTCTAGTTCCAATATTTACCTTCTTATCCTTCCTCTATGGTGATTGAGATTGGTTCCAAAGTTTCTGCTAGTTGGCTTCCTTCGTTGGTCTCGATCGTTCCTTCTTTCTTTTGAGGATTTGAGATTTTCTTCCGATTTGGGTCTTCACATCTTGAAATTCCTTGGGTCGATCTCGACCTCGACCTCAACCTTTTCCCTTTAGTTGGGAGACTGGTCGTTTCTTTTCTCTATGGAGCAATCGAGAATCCTTTTTTATCCGAGATCTTCTTCTTTAAAAGTCCAATGGTCGGCCTCGGCCTTGTCCTCGACCGAACAAACATGTTTTGGCTCCATTTTGTTCCCTTCACTGCCTTCCTTGTCCATTGCTTCAACAAGTAACTTCAAAATCTTCAACTTTTCTAGTCTCAGGTCGTGGGGATCTAATTTGCCCATCTCCTATCCTTGGGCTTTAAATATCTCCTTAGGTGGAGGCCGAAGAGATTCTTTGCCTTGAATCTTTAATGGGTGACGACCTTGATCGataccatcttcttcatctttcaCGGATTCATCCTCTAGTCGAGACCGAGGAGCTTATTCCTTCTAGACTTGTTGATGGTAGTAATCTTGGTCAGATTCATCTCTTATCAAATTCATGTTTATGCACCTTTGACTCATTCTAAAAACGACGCCAACTGTTGATGTCAAATTCTAACTAAACAAGTGTACCTATTCTCCATGGGGCAACAAccgtaaatttgtattttaggGGAAGAGAGCTCGCCTACAAGCAAAGAGATACCTGGACACAGGTATGGTGTAAACCACAACCACTCTGATGCTTAAATAAGAAGGTTGGAGGATACTAAGAGTATTTGATGTTGGATGAAGAACTTACTTATCGTTCATGTCCCTCTCTACCTTATTTATAGGTTTTGATCATTTTCCTATTTCGTATTCAATTAAAGTTTCTAACTGGTTTAAAGCCGAGGGtgacaaaattgaaagtacaagtTTTAAAGCCTTGGGTTCAAAACCTATAATGAAGCTCTTGATGGCTTCACACTTTTTCTATATTCACTCACAAAACCCACTCCTCAAATAAAAATTCTGACCAACGGAAATGGCTAAAATTTACAAGTGAAGTAACCACAAACAATGGTCCATTGTCAAGGCTACACGGCAAGACAATATCAATATTGCTTGTCTGCATAGTGGCAAGAAGacagattaaaattaaaaatgactttgaaaaaatatcattattaaataaaacatgaaaTTCTATCTCAAAACTGatagattaaaaattaataagcCTCTCTATTTTTAAGATGTGGATCCTCAATATATCCCTATCAAAATAGTACCTCCTCGAGTTCACCATTCTTGTGTCAAATCTCGAATTTGGATCGAATCCTCATTTGAATTTCATAGACTCTGATATCATATtagataaacataaaattccatCTCTAAATTAATTTACAAGATTGTAATGTCTCTTCATCTTTCCGACATGAGATCCTCAACCACCAACTGCCtaaaatattataatctaaGAACTTTCAAACAACCAAAGTGCAGGATGAAAAGTAGAAAACAACAGTATGTTTTGAAATGCCACGTCTGCTTAGAATATCAAAATCCTAAGAGTTTCTAAGCAATCAACTGTGATGGGAAGAATCAAGGGGTTGTTCTATGCTGGCTACTTCGGTACCTGCAATATTTGCAGACCAACAATTTGCAaagaatataaagaaaaatgcaGCAAAGATAACAAGAAATTGCAGTTCCCCAAGATCAGAAATGTTTTCATTAGCACTTGAATTATCCAAACCATGTGGATCGGAGAGTTCTATCTTATTTCCTTTGTAACTGGAATATAGAGACCAGTTTTTTCGCAGTTTATCAAAGTTCTGGTCTAAATTTGAATGCACGACATTGATATCAATATGAGCAAGTCTAAATACATAGCAAGAATAGTAATGCTTCAACTCCTCAAAAGAAGatcaaaacaaaaagaacaGGAAATAAAATACCTATACTCAATTACTGAAACACTATCTCTTTTTAAGTTAATGAAAGAATTCCACTCTATCCTTCTCAAAAGCAGTATCAGAATGACAAGAAAAGGAACAGGACAGACTTGGGTATGAACTATTACCAGCCTTTATCTGCTATGAATTCATGTATAACATCACCTACAGATCAATCACACAAGGAAGTGTTTTCCTCACTAGGTTGGAGGTGCATTGCTTCGATGCAGAACGTGGCGCCGAATATCGTTTTGATCAACCGACTCCAATGGAGTGGCTGTCTCATTCCTAATCCGCTTGATTTTGGGGCTCAAAAGGCCCCTATGGCGAAATCCATACAGTTTGAGAACTTGATTGTCAGCAAAATTGAAAGCCCTCTCCATGCTACTCAAACACCTTTCTACTGGATAGTCTCCATAGCTACCACAAGGTTTGCAACCGACAAAATGCGTTACGAACGGCCATCTTTCGTCGCCTAATCCCGGGTGATACTTCTCAATCATTTCTTCGTACCTATCAACTAATCCAGCCCAGTAACCATGCAAATAGTATGAATTCTCAAGAAACACCTTATCCATCCACTGATCTTTCTGAGAAAGCAATAAATATATCAAAGCTGACTGATCATCAGCCTCAAACGCTGGCCTTCCCTTCAAGTTTGCAGTCAAAATCTTCCCAGCCTCTTCTCGAATAGGACCCTTTGGTCCCATTGGAGCCCATGCATCCAGCAGGTCCAAAGACCACTGACAATTCCTAAACAAAAAACTTCCTGTGTTGAGTGCAATCCAGGACTTTTGGTTGAACATCAAATCAGGGTAACCATGAACAACCAAGTTATAGTTATCATATTTTTCCAGAGGAATCTCAAACACCATATCAGTAAATAAAGCATCACTGTCCATCCACCAAATCCACTCCACTTCAGGGTGGGACAACATCAATCGCCGGATCAATGGCAATTTGGCCCAATACCCAGCAAGTTCCTTATCTAAATGAGCTATATTGTATACTATTTCAATCCCATGAAGCCTACaatagtcaattttatttttgattgcCTTCAACAAATAATGATCCCCAATTGGGTTGTCGCAGGGTTTTGGGGGAGAACCAGTAACAAGCAAGATCCTAGCTCTTTTATTAACATAATTAGGAAATTCTGGGTTCTGATCGAGCCAAACCTTTCGTTCCTGATTCCAGTTCACAATCTTGGGTCCGAGCGTGTAAGTGACATTAGGGTTGATTTGGGTCTCGGCAGGATCATCCGGGTCGTTGGGGTCGCCGTCCGATCGAATCTCAGCAAGGATCCGGTTGGTTTCTTCGATGATATTCTGGTTCACAGCGTCAGCCTCGGAGCTACCAAGGTTGCCGATGCCGATGGTGCCACGAAGAACAAGGATGGTGACGAAGCCACAGAGAATGGTGATCTTGATATTGTTGAAAGTCTTTTGGATCTGACGGCCACGGGGAATTCCGGGGATCCCACGGCTTCTTCTGCCGTTGGCGGTGGCTGCAGTGGTGGGTAAACTATTCCCTCCATTGCCGGTTCTCTTCTGAGCTAATATATTGTCTATCCCCATGTCTCTTCTCCCTCCCTTCTCTCTATACAAAAAATTGTACACCCTCGCCGGAGGAACACTCGTATACAGAAAGATCTGACtaaattcttcttctctttatccTCTTATCAGATTTTGAAGCTATGGGTTATGAGATAAACGGGTTATTTCCCTGTAATTAACAGCTCTCTCCAATTCTCCCCCCACCTTCAATTCAATTATGTGAAGAAGATCAGAAATCGAAGAGATGGGGTAGAAAATGGGAGAAATATGGAGAAGAATAGAGTGGTAGTGGGTAATGGTCAATTCATGGTGATGATAGGTTGAGGTTTTGAGGAACAGctaagaaaggaagaagaggcGAAAGGGAAAGAGttggagaagaaggagaaagctGTCTCAGGAAGTACTACCGACTGTGTGGGATTGAACCATTGAAGCACTTTCCTTCTTTGAATTATTATTCGAAGtataatgtaaaattaataaataaataatattcaaaaaagaaaaagaaaaagaaaaagaaaaaaccgtgtttcaaataggaaaaatggaaacaaCTATAATCCTTATGGATTTTAAGTAAATATCTTATGCATTTGTCTGATATGTGATTGGATCTATTGTTTTGGGATAATTATTgcctttttaaattaaaaataaaagaaaaaaattattaaaaaatttcctACCTTCCTGCCTCCTGTCAAATGGCGATAGTACATATTAGTTGGATACCAcccttaaatttttatttagttaatGTCTGtcttttcaatatttaaataattctttagttgaaatttcaatagtaaattattattatttattttttttttaagagaatcGGTCATTCACCCTTGTGAAATTTTGTATCAATTGGGCTATATTCATGTTGATGTTGGCAAAACTATTTCATTTTCggtatattattgttatttttctctcttctcacAATAACATGATATTTTTAATAAGGTAATACTTTCATAAGTTTGGAAGGTTTggtatttgaaattaaaagatgCGAAGATTTGGATGGAAAaagtttgaataaaaaaaaaactataataaagATGTAAAACTATGAAATTGAATAAAGTCTTTAGTATGTAAACCTTGTGTGCTTCATACATATGGTATCAAAAGATTTTGAAAATCTTATCCAAGTTCAAACTAGTTTGCCTAAGTTTAACGACTTGTAACTCAACTCATTAAAGCTGGTACCATTGAAGAGTCAAATCCCGCCCCTGATCATGCCTCGATTCCTCTCCCTATCGCTGTCGACTCTTCCTCGTCAATTACATTGCCTTCTGTAAGAGCTATTGATCATGTCTGCTAGTCTTCTGTTTACAGGAAAAGAAGTTGAAACAGGCATGGTACGAGAGGAAAGCCTCACGGCCACAATTCCGCTAAGTGTCAATATCACCATATACTAGTGCTAGTGCGGGTGAACTCGATGGGAGAGGAAGAGATCAAATAGGGTATTCCTGGTCTTACTGTGCATTCATGCAGCAAGATTCAGATTGAATGGAGGATTGAACCACTTTAATagctttttctctttcttgctTCTCGTTTCATAGAACGCGTAGTTCCTTGCAAGAAAAGGTATGCGCAAGTGCAGTAGTTCAAGGGGCAACATTATATTAATGACTTGATAAtcaaagtttgaattttcaCTCTCATACTAATTTTTATTGTAtctgaaaaaaattaaaaattaaaaatccaatatcataaattaaataacatacactataagaataaattaatgattttaTAGTCAGGGATAGAGCCCGTGAGGGCAAGGGACACGTGCCAGCTCAACTGATAAAAGTATTATATATGTGTTTTAGCGGATTCACTAAAGATATTAAAATTTACCATTAGCTGAGTGATAATTATTATCGCAAAACCTATGCGGTGCCCCCATCTGTGTTGgggttcattttcatttaatttcatattttcatccTTTTCAACGTTTTCAAATAGCAtggtttttatttgtttttctattattttgtaattttttttaaaaaggtatatttttttcaatatctaactatagattttcttttaattacaatttttatatatattttttattatttttattttttatcccatatatatacatatgcaatacataaatactttttaatccctaattaattaatttagaaccTAAAGTAAAAATTAGTTTAAGCAAATTAATGGTTTTAACTCAGTTTTATTTTAAGAAACTTTTAcaactatttcaaaatttattgtatatttttaaaaaaaaatattacttaATTTTGACATTACATTAATgtgttttatatttatatgaattctctaaatatttaaaattatgtctaataaa comes from Benincasa hispida cultivar B227 chromosome 2, ASM972705v1, whole genome shotgun sequence and encodes:
- the LOC120071442 gene encoding probable xyloglucan 6-xylosyltransferase 5 is translated as MGIDNILAQKRTGNGGNSLPTTAATANGRRSRGIPGIPRGRQIQKTFNNIKITILCGFVTILVLRGTIGIGNLGSSEADAVNQNIIEETNRILAEIRSDGDPNDPDDPAETQINPNVTYTLGPKIVNWNQERKVWLDQNPEFPNYVNKRARILLVTGSPPKPCDNPIGDHYLLKAIKNKIDYCRLHGIEIVYNIAHLDKELAGYWAKLPLIRRLMLSHPEVEWIWWMDSDALFTDMVFEIPLEKYDNYNLVVHGYPDLMFNQKSWIALNTGSFLFRNCQWSLDLLDAWAPMGPKGPIREEAGKILTANLKGRPAFEADDQSALIYLLLSQKDQWMDKVFLENSYYLHGYWAGLVDRYEEMIEKYHPGLGDERWPFVTHFVGCKPCGSYGDYPVERCLSSMERAFNFADNQVLKLYGFRHRGLLSPKIKRIRNETATPLESVDQNDIRRHVLHRSNAPPT